In Bosea sp. PAMC 26642, the DNA window TATCGAGGCGGCCTGCCAGCCGGTCGGCGCCTTCGAGGTCGTCTACGTCGACGACGGCTCCAGCGACGGTACGCCCGCCGCGCTCGCAGAACTCGCGGTGACCCGTCCCTGGCTTCGCATCGTCACCCATGCGCACTCCTGCGGCCAGAGCGCGGCCGTCCGCAGCGGCGTGCGCCAGGCCCGCGCCGTGGTGGTCGCGACACTTGACGGCGACGGCCAGAACGACCCATCCTTCCTGCCGGCGATGGTGGAGGCCTTGCAGCAAGCCGGTCCGGGGGCAGGGCTGGTCCAGGGCCAGCGCGTCGGTCGCAAGGATACCGGTTTCAAGAAGCTTCAGTCGCGCATCGCCAACGGCGTGCGCGGGGCCATCCTCAAGGACGGCACGCGCGATGCCGGCTGCGGCCTGAAATGCTTCCGGCGCGAGGCCTATCTCGCACTGCCCTATTTCGACGCGCTGCATCGCTTCATGCCGGCGCTGATGGTGCGCGAGGGCTACAAGGTCGTGCATCTCGACGTGCGCGACCGGCCCCGGCTCTCGGGCGTCTCGAATTACGGCTTCTTCGACCGGCTCTGGGTCGGCATTCTCGACCTCGTCGGCGTCTGGTGGCTGATCCGCCGGCGCCGGCGCGTGCCCCAGATCGTGCCGGGGGCGACGCCATGATCATCTCGATCGGCCACGCCATCACCGACTACATCTACGACGTCTTCGTGCTGAAGTTCGACTTCTGGCTGGCCTTCGGCATCGTCGCGCAACTGCTCTTCACCGCGCGCTTCCTGGTGCAGTGGTTGGCAAGCGAGAAAGAGGGCAAATCGGTCATGCCGTTGTCCTTCTGGTATTTCTCGATGGGCGGCGGCCTGATGACGCTGATCTATGGCATCGTCCGCCGCGAGCCGATCATCATCATGGGCCAGGCACTGGCGATGGTGATCTACACCCGCAACCTGATGCTGATCTTTCGGGGCGGCAAGCGCGGGTCTGAACCTTAGAAATCTTCGGGAGC includes these proteins:
- a CDS encoding glycosyltransferase family 2 protein, producing MTETPNPQPLLSVVVPVRNEVGNVGPLLGDIEAACQPVGAFEVVYVDDGSSDGTPAALAELAVTRPWLRIVTHAHSCGQSAAVRSGVRQARAVVVATLDGDGQNDPSFLPAMVEALQQAGPGAGLVQGQRVGRKDTGFKKLQSRIANGVRGAILKDGTRDAGCGLKCFRREAYLALPYFDALHRFMPALMVREGYKVVHLDVRDRPRLSGVSNYGFFDRLWVGILDLVGVWWLIRRRRRVPQIVPGATP
- a CDS encoding lipid-A-disaccharide synthase N-terminal domain-containing protein, with the protein product MIISIGHAITDYIYDVFVLKFDFWLAFGIVAQLLFTARFLVQWLASEKEGKSVMPLSFWYFSMGGGLMTLIYGIVRREPIIIMGQALAMVIYTRNLMLIFRGGKRGSEP